ATGAAATACAAATATAGGAAAGAACACTCTGGAATGTGTAATAATTGTACCCTTCTATTTCTCCATTTATAAAAGAGATACTTTCTTATTGCTTCCTGTCATCTTTGCTTATATACACCGAACTCTGGTAAGCCGGGAAAgagtgctctctctctctctcacacacacacacacacacatttttgCAGGATTAATGTTGAATCGTTGATGATTTACAAAATATCCTTTAGAAATTCAGCTGGGCTTTTGTgtctgaatttttttcttttgatacatGGGAGAGGGGGATTCGATCCTTGGTTTTAGTGAGAAACCAAGGTGTTGTCAATTAATCCAAAGGATCTTGGCAACTTCGACTGAAATAGACTTGAATAAATGTGCATAAATCTCTTGTCAGGTACAAAATTGGATTGATTACGAAGGGCTTTACATGGGGGAGATTATGAAGATGAAATCATGCTctttgttgatatatatatatatatatatatatatgccctcATGACATGACTTGGTTCGATTATTTCCAGGTAGCAGATGGTGTTGTTGGGGTTACTTTAGAGGAGTGATTATGCTGCAGGCCGCGAGCCGCAAGGTCacgaacaaaaataaaattagaaggaTAGAGCATGTTTTTATCTTTGGACCATATTCCTTTCAATCtaatggtaaaaataaattgGGTAATAGGTCTAACTGATTTGgaggtaaaaaaaaagagagtatatatgatcctgaaattttcTTGGATCACTACTAGCTAGCTAACAAGTGCCTATATGATTAATCTATCATGACATACTTCGGCAATTTCTCTACACGTAAACATCCAGAAATGGTTCTTGTAGCCCTAGCAACGTTTTGTTCCAAATTAAGAAGCCAGGTTTTGATCCTCCTACCTTTGAAGTGGTTGACTTTAAATGAGAGcctaaaatatatttacagCTCTGATCACTCACCTCGTACGGTTAATGAGTGTGAGGATCCTAGGCAACCCCATTCCCCATTCACCTACAGTACGGTCCCATTAACATTGGCATATTCGTCCAGCCATTAATTTTGAGAGTAATTGAACTTTGATCTCGATAGGTGATGATGAGCAAACTATAGAAACATGGCCATTCACCGGTACTACTACACTCATGAGAACTCATGTAATTTTGTAAACTGTACATTCAAGCACTGCAATGGATTTATGAGCTATATATTTAGCTTGGTGACTTATCCATCACTCAACTACGTGCGGTGTGCTTGTATGTATCAATGTATGCATTCCTTGTGAGGTTAGCTAGCTTTACTGAGGGAAAGAATAGCCAAGAAGATCGAGATCAGACATCATGCAGTTAATATTAATAGGTTGAAACGAAGAGAGTGGGAAAGaaaatgcattaaaatattGGATATCATGATTGGTTACTGATGATGAAAGAAACCAAATAGAGCTTTCCCAAAAGCTTTCATTCACTCTTTGCGGGACCAAAACGGACATTCCAGTAGTACTCTTTCTTGCTGATCAGCTATGGAAGGTTTTGGTGTAATTACTGTAGTGGAAGAAAGAGTGGCAAGCAAAAGCAAAACtacaacaaaaacattaattgCATTTAAGCGGATTAATGACTTCAGAACGTCGAACCTACACTCAAAAGAGTGAATAGCCAAAGTCAACTCCATCACCATAAGGAGAAAATAATGGAGAGCAAGAGGTTGAGGAAGATGCCGGAGGCGTTATCCCATAACTGGGATTGTCAATGATTGGATACAAAGCATCCATGCACCCATCTTCCACCATCAACGGGTTGTCGGTCATGGCTGAGACTTCACTGGATTTCGACCCCCATGACTGCTGTATATCCCACAATTCAGGATTCAGTTCATAGAAGCCAGGAAAATCTCCAGCGTAATCTGATGCTGTTGGTGGCACATTCACAGAGTCTAAAGGAAGCGCATTGCTGTCACAATGTGATTGAATTTCCATGGAATCCGTGTTCACATAGCAAGAGCTTCGATCATTTGAAGCACTAAAATTGGTGGGCTTTGGAGTAGTGGGATCGGAAGGAGGTCTCAAGCAGTTGTCAGGAACTATGCATCCCAAGTAGCCCGAGTTAGAATCAtcagaaaagaagaaactatTGTCATCTGCTTTCCCATATGAAGTTTCTGCACACGCAATGTTATTATTCAACAGGGTAGGGTTCTCACTCTGAAAAGCAGTGTTAGGCTTAGGTGCAGTACTTTTCCTGTTGGTCGGTTGTTTGGTCTGAGTAGTAGTGAGGAACTGTGATGTTGGTAAGAGGGCTTGAACATCAAATGGTGTAAGAAGAGTGTGGAAGGTGGAGTTGTCAGCGTATACGAAGTTGGTTCTTGCTTGGGTGCCTTTAATGGACAATGCCGCCCTGTCATAAGCAAGAGCTGCTTCCTGAGCAGTGTCGAATGTGCCGAGCCAGTGCCTTTCTTTAGTTGTTGGGTCTCTGATTTCGGCAGCATATCTGCCCCAAGGGCGCCGCCTCACCCCAAGAAACCTCCCTGGCTCGGCTTGCTTTCTTCGGCCTCTTCTTTCACCAGGTTGAGATGGGGACATATTACGCTGGATTATTGCAAAACCCGTTTGAACCTGGCCAAGCTCATGGTCATTTAAGGACTTGTCCAAGGATTTGGAGGTGGACATTGCTGGTACTAGGGAAGAAAATGTGGCCAAATTCGGTAAGAGAAGCTGAAAAATGGTcggagaaagagaaaataacgTTGAAAGAAATATGGGAAGGATGAGGATGAGGGTGCAAGTTGATAAGGGGAAGTGAAAGGTTTTGTTTTTGAATGGAAGTATGAGTGTTGTGGGGGAGCTCTTTTAAAGA
Above is a genomic segment from Juglans microcarpa x Juglans regia isolate MS1-56 chromosome 1D, Jm3101_v1.0, whole genome shotgun sequence containing:
- the LOC121235404 gene encoding ethylene-responsive transcription factor ERF086 yields the protein MSTSKSLDKSLNDHELGQVQTGFAIIQRNMSPSQPGERRGRRKQAEPGRFLGVRRRPWGRYAAEIRDPTTKERHWLGTFDTAQEAALAYDRAALSIKGTQARTNFVYADNSTFHTLLTPFDVQALLPTSQFLTTTQTKQPTNRKSTAPKPNTAFQSENPTLLNNNIACAETSYGKADDNSFFFSDDSNSGYLGCIVPDNCLRPPSDPTTPKPTNFSASNDRSSCYVNTDSMEIQSHCDSNALPLDSVNVPPTASDYAGDFPGFYELNPELWDIQQSWGSKSSEVSAMTDNPLMVEDGCMDALYPIIDNPSYGITPPASSSTSCSPLFSPYGDGVDFGYSLF